From a single Brassica napus cultivar Da-Ae chromosome C9, Da-Ae, whole genome shotgun sequence genomic region:
- the LOC106424692 gene encoding chaperone protein ClpB3, chloroplastic-like — protein sequence MATAKTTATAAFSSIVGGVGSDSRKVSSFSHLQPSVAFPAKPSSFKALKLKQSARLTRRLQHQPFVVRCEASSNGRLTQQEFTEMAWQSIVSSPDVAKENKQQIVETEHLMKALLEQKNGLARRIFSKIGVDNTKVLEATDKFIQRQPKVYGEAAGSMLGRDLEGLFQRARQYKKDLGDSYVSVEHLVLAFVDDKRFGKQLFRDFQISEKSLKTAIESIRGKQSVIDQDPEGKYEALEKYGKDLTAMAREGKLDPVIGRDDEIRRCIQILSRRTKNNPVLIGEPGVGKTAISEGLAQRIVQGDVPQALMNRKLISLDMGALIAGAKYRGEFEDRLKAVLKEVTDSEGQTILFIDEIHTVVGAGATNGAMDAGNLLKPMLGRGELRCIGATTLDEYRKYIEKDPALERRFQQVYVDQPTVEDTVSILRGLRERYELHHGVRISDSALVEAAILSDRYISGRFLPDKAIDLVDEAAAKLKMEITSKPTALDELDRAVIKLEMERLSLTNDTDKASRERLNRIETELVLLKEKQAELTEQWEHERSVMSRLQSIKEEIDRVSLEIQQAEREYDLNRAAELKYGSLNSLQRQLNEAEKELNEYLSSGKSMFREEVLGSDIAEIVSKWTGIPVSKLQQSDRDKLLHLEEELHRRVIGQNPAVTAVAEAIQRSRAGLSDPGRPIASFMFMGPTGVGKTELAKALASYLFNTEEALVRIDMSEYMEKHAVSRLIGAPPGYVGYEEGGQLTEVVRRRPYSVILFDEIEKAHGDVFNVFLQILDDGRVTDSQGRTVSFTNTVIIMTSNVGSQYILNSNADDEGSELGYETIKQRVMDAARSIFRPEFMNRVDEYIVFQPLDREQINSIVRLQLARVQKRIADRKMKIEITDAAVDLLGSLGYDPNYGARPVKRVIQQNIENELAKGILRGDFKEEDGILIDTEVTAFSNGQLPQQKLTFKKITSETADAEKEEEEAFSKQSN from the exons ATGGCGACGGCTAAGACGACTGCTACGGCGGCGTTTAGTAGTATCGTCGGCGGCGTAGGATCAGACTCCCGAAaggtttcttctttctctcaccTCCAACCTTCCGTGGCTTTTCCGGCGAAACCCAGCTCCTTCAAAGCGCTGAAACTAAAGCAGAGCGCGAGGCTCACTCGAAGACTTCAACATCAACCGTTCGTCGTCCGATGCGAAGCTTCTTCTAATGGAAGG CTTACACAGCAAGAGTTCACAGAGATGGCGTGGCAGTCGATAGTCTCTTCACCAGACGTGGCTAAAGAGAACAAGCAGCAGATCGTGGAGACGGAGCATCTCATGAAAGCTCTTTTGGAGCAGAAGAACGGTTTAGCTCGCAGGATTTTTTCGAAGATCGGTGTGGATAACACCAAGGTTCTTGAAGCTACGGATAAGTTCATTCAACGCCAGCCAAAGGTGTATGGAGAAGCTGCTGGTTCGATGCTTGGACGTGATTTGGAAGGGTTGTTTCAGAGGGCGAGACAGTATAAGAAAGACTTAGGGGACTCTTATGTCTCTGTTGAGCATTTGGTTCTTGCTTTTGTTGATGATAAGCGGTTTGGGAAGCAGCTGTTTAGGGATTTTCAGATATCTGAGAAGAGTTTGAAAACTGCTATTGAGTCCATTAGAGGGAAACAATCAGTCATTGACCAAG ATCCGGAAGGCAAGTATGAGGCGTTGGAGAAGTATGGTAAAGATTTGACAGCGATGGCGAGAGAAGGAAAGCTTGATCCTGTGATTGGAAGAGATGATGAGATCCGTAGATGCATTCAGATTCTCTCAAGGAGGACTAAGAATAACCCTGTGTTGATCGGTGAACCTGGTGTTGGTAAAACTGCAATCTCAGAAGG GCTTGCTCAGAGGATTGTGCAAGGAGATGTGCCTCAAGCATTGATGAACAGAAAG TTGATATCTCTTGATATGGGGGCACTTATTGCTGGAGCAAAGTATCGAGGAGAATTCGAAGATAGACTAAAGGCTGTACTTAAGGAGGTCACAGACTCAGAAGGCCAAACCATCTTATTCATCGATGAGATCCACACAGTTGTTGGCGCAG GTGCGACTAATGGGGCAATGGATGCTGGTAACCTACTAAAACCAATGCTAGGTCGAGGCGAGCTACGCTGTATAGGCGCAACAACGCTTGACGAATACAGAAAGTATATAGAGAAAGATCCAGCCTTGGAACGCAGGTTTCAACAGGTTTACGTTGATCAACCTACCGTGGAAGACACTGTTTCGATCCTCCGCGGTTTGAGAGAAAGGTACGAACTCCATCACGGAGTTCGCATCTCAGACAGTGCTCTAGTGGAAGCCGCCATCCTCTCTGACCGTTACATCAGCGGCCGGTTCCTACCTGACAAAG CAATCGACTTGGTTGATGAAGCAGCAGCCAAACTAAAAATGGAAATCACTTCAAAACCCACTGCTCTCGACGAGCTCGACCGTGCGGTGATCAAGCTCGAAATGGAGAGACTCTCACTCACCAACGACACAGACAAAGCTTCAAGAGAGAGACTAAACCGAATCGAAACGGAGTTAGTCTTACTAAAGGAGAAGCAAGCGGAGTTAACCGAGCAGTGGGAGCACGAGAGGTCCGTCATGTCCCGTCTCCAATCCATCAAAGAGGAGATAGACCGAGTAAGCCTCGAGATCCAGCAAGCGGAGCGCGAATACGATCTAAACCGCGCAGCAGAGCTCAAATACGGAAGCCTAAACTCTTTACAGCGTCAGTTAAACGAAGCTGAGAAGGAGCTTAATGAGTACTTAAGCTCTGGCAAGTCTATGTTCAGAGAAGAGGTGTTAGGCAGCGACATAGCAGAGATCGTTAGCAAATGGACTGGCATCCCTGTGTCGAAGCTTCAACAGTCCGATAGAGATAAGCTTCTACACTTGGAAGAGGAGCTGCATAGACGAGTAATAGGTCAGAACCCTGCAGTCACGGCCGTAGCCGAAGCGATTCAACGGTCCAGAGCCGGCCTATCGGATCCGGGCCGTCCGATAGCTTCCTTCATGTTCATGGGACCGACGGGAGTCGGCAAAACCGAGCTGGCCAAGGCCCTCGCTTCTTACCTCTTCAACACGGAGGAAGCTCTGGTGAGGATCGACATGAGCGAGTACATGGAGAAACACGCGGTTTCCAGGCTCATCGGAGCTCCTCCCGGATACGTGGGCTACGAGGAAGGAGGGCAGTTGACGGAAGTGGTTAGGAGAAGGCCATACTCGGTCATACTCTTCGACGAGATTGAGAAGGCTCATGGAGATGTGTTCAACGTGTTTCTCCAGATCTTGGACGATGGGAGGGTTACTGACTCTCAGGGACGTACGGTGAGTTTCACCAATACGGTTATTATCATGACCTCGAACGTTGGCTCGCAGTATATCTTGAACAGCAACGCGGATGATGAGGGGAGTGAGCTTGGTTATGAGACGATTAAGCAGAGAGTGATGGATGCTGCGAGATCGATCTTTCGTCCTGAGTTTATGAATAGGGTTGATGAGTATATTGTTTTCCAGCCTCTTGACCGTGAGCAGATCAACAGCATCGTCCGGTTACAG CTGGCTCGTGTGCAGAAGCGGATTGCGGATAGGAAAATGAAGATAGAGATCACAGATGCGGCGGTGGATCTTCTCGGAAGCCTCGGGTATGATCCGAACTACGGAGCTAGACCTGTCAAGCGTGTGATACAGCAGAACATTGAGAACGAGCTCGCCAAAGGTATCTTGAGAGGAGATTTCAAGGAAGAAGATGGGATTCTGATCGATACAGAGGTCACAGCGTTCTCCAATGGTCAGTTACCTCAGCAAAAGCTCACATTCAAAAAGATTACGTCAGAAACGGCAGATGCTgagaaggaggaagaagaagctttcTCAAAACAGAGCAATTGA
- the LOC106424703 gene encoding cyclic nucleotide-gated ion channel 2 — protein sequence MPSHTNFLFRWIGLFSQKLRRETTGISENNGGESSSSSSSDDTPVLSSGECYACTQVGVPAFHSTSCDQANTPEWRASAGSSLVPIQEGSAPDPVRARLRRLKGPFGEVLDPRSKRVQRWNRALLLARGMALAVDPLFFYALSIGRTTGPACLYMDGAFAAVVTVVRTCLDALHLWHVWLQFRLAYVSRESLVVGCGKLVWDPRAIASHYARSLTGFWFDVIVILPVPQAVFWLVVPKLIREEKVKLIMTILLLIFLFQFLPKIYHCICLMRRMQKVTGYIFGTIWWGFALNLIAYFIASHVAGGCWYVLAIQRVASCIRQQCMRTANCNLSLSCQEEVCYQFVSPTSTIGFPCLSGNLTSVVKKPMCLDSNGPFRYGIYGWALPVISSNSLAVKILYPIFWGLMTLSTFGNDLEPTSNWLEVVFSIVMVLSGLLLFTLLIGNIQVFLHAVMAKKRKMQIRCRDMEWWMKRRQLPSRLRQRVRRFERQRWTALGGEDELELIHDLPPGLRRDIKRYLCVDLINKVPLFRGMDDLILDNICDRAKPRVYSKDEKIIREGDPVQRMIFIMRGRVKRNQSLSKGVVATSTLEPGGYLGDELLSWCLRRPFIDRLPPSSATFVCLDNIEAFSLGSEDLRYITDHFRYKFANERLKRTARYYSSNWRTWAAVNIQMSWRRYRKRTCVGGSMSPVSEHSVEGNSERRLLQYAAMFMSIRPHDHLE from the exons ATGCCCTCTCACACCAACTTCCTCTTCAG GTGGATTGGACTGTTTTCTCAGAAACTCCGCCGGGAAACAACTGGAATCTCGGAAAACAACGGTGGAGAAtcgagcagcagcagcagcagcgacGACACGCCGGTGCTGAGCTCCGGCGAGTGTTACGCATGCACTCAAGTAGGCGTACCGGCCTTCCACTCCACAAGCTGCGATCAAGCCAACACGCCGGAGTGGCGCGCCTCAGCCGGGTCCTCCCTAGTCCCGATCCAGGAAGGATCCGCACCCGACCCGGTTCGAGCCCGGCTCAGACGTCTCAAGGGCCCGTTCGGGGAAGTTCTCGATCCCAGGAGCAAGCGCGTGCAGAGATGGAACCGCGCGTTGCTTCTAGCTCGCGGGATGGCCTTGGCGGTGGATCCGCTCTTCTTCTACGCGCTCTCCATCGGGAGAACTACTGGACCCGCGTGTCTTTACATGGACGGCGCGTTCGCTGCTGTTGTAACGGTCGTTCGCACGTGCCTCGACGCTCTTCACCTCTGGCACGTGTGGCTTCAGTTTAGGCTGGCTTACGTCTCGAGAGAGTCACTCGTCGTTGGGTGTGGGAAACTCGTTTGGGATCCACGCGCCATCGCGTCACACTACGCACGCTCCCTCACTGGCTTCTGGTTTGATGTTATAGTCATCCTCCCGGTTCCGCAG GCTGTGTTTTGGTTAGTGGTGCCAAAACTGATAAGAGAAGAGAAGGTTAAGCTGATAATGACGATCCTTCTGCTGATCTTCTTGTTCCAGTTCCTCCCCAAGATTTATCACTGCATCTGCTTGATGAGAAGGATGCAGAAGGTCACTGGTTACATTTTCGGAACTATTTGGTGGGGTTTTGCTCTTAACCTCATCGCATATTTCATCGCTTCTCAT GTAGCTGGGGGATGCTGGTATGTTCTTGCAATACAGCGTGTTGCTTCTTGTATCAGACAGCAATGCATGAGGACCGCGAACTGTAACCTGAGTCTGTCTTGCCAAGAAGAGGTCTGTTACCAATTCGTGTCACCCACTAGCACAATTGGATTTCCTTGCTTATCCGGAAACCTCACTAGTGTGGTTAAGAAGCCTATGTGCTTAGACTCTAACGGACCATTCCGATATGGTATCTACGGTTGGGCACTTCCGGTCATCTCCAGCAACTCTCTTGCGGTTAAGATACTTTACCCTATCTTCTGGGGTCTCATGACTCTCAG CACATTTGGGAACGATCTTGAGCCCACAAGCAACTGGCTTGAGGTTGTTTTCAGCATAGTTATGGTCCTTAGCGGGTTATTACTCTTCACTCTCTTGATCGGAAACATTCAG GTGTTTTTACACGCGGTGATGGCAAAGAAGAGGAAAATGCAGATACGGTGTAGGGATATGGAATGGTGGATGAAACGTAGGCAGTTGCCTTCTCGGTTAAGACAGAGAGTTAGGAGATTTGAGAGGCAGAGATGGACTGCCTTGGGTGGAGAAGACGAGCTGGAACTTATACATGATCTGCCTCCTGGTCTTCGAAGAGATATTAAGAGATATCTTTGCGTTGATCTCATTAACAAG GTACCATTGTTCAGGGGCATGGACGATTTGATCCTAGACAACATTTGCGATCGTGCTAAGCCTCGTGTCTACTCTAAAGACGAAAAG ATCATCCGGGAAGGAGATCCTGTACAGAGAATGATATTCATCATGCGTGGAAGAGTCAAACGTAACCAGAGCCTAAGCAAAGGCGTGGTAGCCACTAGTACGCTCGAACCAGGCGGTTACTTAGGCGACGAGCTACTCTCATGGTGCCTCCGACGTCCATTTATCGACCGTCTTCCTCCTTCCTCCGCAACATTTGTCTGTCTAGACAACATCGAGGCGTTCTCCCTGGGATCAGAAGATCTAAGGTACATAACCGATCATTTCCGTTATAAATTCGCAAACGAGCGTCTTAAGAGGACTGCAAGATACTACTCCTCAAACTGGAGGACGTGGGCAGCGGTGAATATTCAAATGTCGTGGCGCCGGTACAGGAAGAGAACCTGTGTAGGCGGTTCGATGAGTCCTGTGTCGGAACATAGCGTTGAAGGTAACAGTGAACGCCGTTTACTTCAGTATGCCGCGATGTTCATGTCCATCCGACCGCATGATCATCTTGAGTAA
- the LOC106372151 gene encoding probable ubiquitin conjugation factor E4: protein MSTSKPQRSPSEIEDIILRKILYVTLADSATDPRVVYLEMTAAEILSEGKPLLLSRDLMERVLIDRLSGNNNFPSSSAAEPPFPYLIGCYRRAYDESKKIQSMKDKNLRSEMETVTRDARRLAVSYCRIHLANPELFGGSDDARKAKKRRNVSPLLPLIFSEVGSGSLDMFGGGGGSSGGVQSPPGFLDEFFKDSDFDNLDLILKELYEDLRSSVINVSVLGDFQPPLRALKYLVSLPVGAKSLVSHEWWVPRGAYMNGRAMELTSILGPFFHISALPDNTLFKSQPDVGQQCFSGASERRPADLLSSFSTIKNFMNILYSGLHDVLMILLKSTDTRECVLQFLSEVINANASRAHIQVDPVSCASSGMFCNLSAVMLRLCEPFLDPHFTKRDKIDPKYAFAGHRLKLSDLTALHASSEEVSEWIDKGNTAKANDAGNGNESRLLQSKEATSSSSSSQQNAKSTTKYTFICECFFMTARVLNLGLLKALSDFKHLSQDISRGEDNLATLKAMRDQAPSPQLELDITRMEKELELYSQEKLCHEAQILRDGDFIQRAISFYRLVIVWLVGLVGGFKMPLPSACPMEFSCMPEHFVEDAMELLIFASRIPKALDGVLLDDFMNFIIMFMASPEYIRNPYLRAKMVEVLNCWMPRSSGSSATSTLFEGHQLSLEYLVRNLLKLYVDIEFTGSHTQFYDKFNIRHNIAELLEYLWQVPSHRNAWRRIAKEEEKGVYLNFLNFLVNDSIFLLDESLNKILEIKQIEAEMSNTAEWEQRPAQERQDRTRLFHSQENIVRIDMKLANEDVTMLAFTSEEITAPFLLPEMVERVANMLNYFLLQLVGPQRKSLSLKDPEKYEFRPRQLLKQIVRIYVNLARGDSENIFPSAISSDGRSYNEQLFDAGADVLRRIGEDGRIIQEFMELGTKAKAAASEAMDAEAALGEIPDEFLDPIQCTLMRDPVILPSSKTTVDRAIIQRHLLSDNHDPFNRAHLTSDMLIPDIELKARIDEFVRTHQSKKRSSGEDSSNKERIQTTSSDMLID from the exons ATGTCGACGAGCAAGCCCCAAAGATCTCCATCCGAAATCGAGGACATAATCCTCCGCAAGATCCTCTACGTAACCCTAGCCGATTCCGCCACCGATCCTCGAGTCGTCTACTTGGAGATGACAGCCGCCGAGATTCTTAGCGAAGGCAAACCCCTCCTCCTCTCCCGCGATCTGATGGAGAGAGTCCTCATCGATCGCCTCTCCGGCAACAACAACTTcccctcctcctccgccgcggAGCCGCCTTTCCCGTACCTAATCGGCTGCTACCGCCGCGCGTACGACGAGTCCAAGAAGATCCAGTCGATGAAGGACAAGAATCTGAGGTCGGAGATGGAGACTGTCACCAGGGACGCGAGGAGGCTCGCGGTTTCGTACTGCAGGATTCACCTGGCGAATCCGGAGTTGTTTGGGGGATCGGATGATGCCAGGAAGGCGAAGAAGAGGAGGAACGTGTCTCCTCTGCTTCCGTTGATCTTCTCCGAGGTTGGTTCTGGCTCGTTGGATATGTTTGGAGGTGGTGGTGGGAGTAGTGGTGGtgttcagagtcctcctgggtTTTTGGATGAGTTTTTCAAGGACTCGGACTTTGATAACTTGGATTTGATTCTCAAGGAGTTGTATGAGGATTTGAGGTCTTCGGTTATTAATGTGTCTGTGCTTGGAGATTTCCAGCCGCCGTTGAGGGCGCTTAAGTATCTTGTTAGCTTGCCTGTTGGAGCTAAGTCTTTGGTTAGTCATGAGTGGTGGGTTCCGCGTGGGGCTTATATGAACGGTCGAGCTATGGAGTTGACGAGCATTCTCGGCCCTTTCTTCCATATTAGCGCATTGCCTGATAACACTCTCTTCAAGAGTCAACCTGATGTTGG TCAGCAGTGTTTCTCTGGAGCATCGGAACGTCGTCCTGCAGATTTGTTATCATCCTTCTCTACAATCAAAAACTTTATGAACATTTTGTACAGTGGGCTGCATGATGTACTGATGATTTTACTTAAAAGCACCGATACACGTGAGTGTGTTCTACAGTTTCTTTCGGAAGTGATCAATGCAAATGCGTCGAGAGCCCATATACAG GTTGATCCAGTTTCTTGTGCTAGCTCAGGCATGTTTTGTAACCTCAGCGCAGTCATGCTCCGGCTCTGTGAACCATTTTTGGACCCGCATTTTACTAAAAGGGATAAGATCGATCCAAAATATGCATTCGCTGGGCATCGCTTAAAATTAAG CGACTTGACTGCTCTCCATGCATCATCCGAGGAAGTTTCTGAGTGGATTGACAAGGGTAATACGGCAAAAGCAAATGACGCTGGAAACGGAAATGAAAGTCGCTTGTTACAATCCAAAGAAGCCACAAGTTCAAGTAGTTCTTCTCAGCAGAATGCAAAGTCAACAACTAAATACACTTTCATTTGTGAATGCTTCTTTATGACTGCAAGAGTCCTCAATTTGGGTCTCTTAAAAGCACTCTCGGACTTTAAACATCTTTCTCAG GACATCTCGAGAGGTGAAGACAATCTTGCAACATTAAAAGCCATGAGAGATCAAGCACCGTCTCCACAGTTGGAGCTTGACATAACCAGAATGGAAAAAGAATTAGAGTTGTATTCTCAGGAAAAGCTTTGCCACGAAGCTCAAATATTAAGG GATGGAGACTTTATCCAACGAGCTATCTCTTTCTATCGATTAGTCATTGTTTGGTTAGTTGGACTTGTTGGTGGCTTTAAGATGCCTTTACCTTCAGCTTGCCCCATGGAATTCTCCTGTATGCCGGAGCATTTTGTTGAAGATGCGATGGAGTTACTGATATTTGCTTCAAGAATCCCCAAGGCTTTGGATGGAGTGCTGCTG GACGACTTTATGAACTTCATAATAATGTTCATGGCAAGTCCAGAATATATTAGAAACCCGTATCTCAGAGCAAAGATGGTTGAAGTTCTGAACTGCTGGATGCCACGTTCAAG TGGTTCTTCTGCTACATCTACTCTCTTTGAAGGCCATCAGTTATCCCTTGAGTATCTTGTCAGGAATTTACTGAAACTATATGTTGACATTGAGTTCACGGGTTCTCACACTCAG TTCTATGACAAGTTCAACATTCGCCACAACATTGCCGAGCTTCTAGAGTATCTCTGGCAGGTGCCTAGTCACCGAAATGCGTGGAGACGG ATTGCAAAAGAGGAAGAGAAGGGCGTGTACTTGAACTTCTTAAACTTCTTAGTCAATGATAGCATCTTTCTTCTGGATGAAAGTCTTAACAAAATTCTCGAGATTAAACAAATCGAGGCAGAGATGTCAAATACTGCAGAGTGGGAGCAGAGACCAGCGCAAGAGAGACAGGATAGAACGAGACTCTTCCACTCTCAGGAGAAT ATTGTTAGAATTGACATGAAGCTGGCTAATGAGGATGTGACTATGCTTGCATTTACATCTGAGGAGATCACCGCCCCATTTCTACTCCCTGAGATG GTTGAGAGGGTTGCGAATATGCTTAATTACTTCTTGTTACAACTGGTGGGTCCACAGCGTAAGTCTTTAAGCTTGAAAGATCCTGAGAAGTACGAGTTCCGTCCAAGACAGTTGCTTAAACAG ATTGTTCGTATATATGTCAATCTCGCAAGAGGAGACTCAGAAAACATATTTCCCAGTGCCATATCCAGTGATGGACGATCATATAACGAACAG CTATTCGACGCAGGAGCAGATGTTCTTAGGAGAATAGGCGAAGATGGAAGAATCATTCAAGAGTTTATGGAGTTGGGCACAAAGGCCAAAGCTGCTGCTTCTGAAGCTATGGATGCTGAAGCTGCACTTGGTGAAATACCAGACGAGTTCCTCGACCCAATTCAG TGCACGCTTATGAGAGATCCAGTGATACTCCCAAGCTCAAAAACCACAGTTGATCGAGCCATCATTCAACGTCATCTTCTTAGCGACAAT CACGACCCGTTTAACCGGGCACATTTGACATCGGATATGTTAATACCGGACATCGAGTTGAAAGCGAGAATCGATGAGTTTGTGAGGACGCATCAGTCTAAGAAACGATCGAGTGGAGAAGATAGCAGCAATAAGGAGAGGATACAGACTACGAGCAGTGATATGTTAATCGATTAA
- the LOC106424769 gene encoding tRNA (guanosine(18)-2'-O)-methyltransferase-like, which yields MNSCKTLFRASLSSSPFVHLPNPNSSSITLVSFRAFSVLRPNPSTHSFGPPRCALHEAASLPLETFTETSPTDLTVSVKELLTTNRNDASSMMKMERRSSFSGERSRGSWFPYEDRFRCGDVHLSSREVLEAVSPHMMEERSDRFRRVVENRSFSVCLVVEGLSDIGNISAAFRSADALGIQSVHVVASDSYKRYRNNRHVSMGAEKWLDIELWDTPKDCFKVLKSRGYRIATTHLGMDTVSVYDMDWSQPTAIVVGNEGSGISEEALELSDLYCSIPMNGMVDSFNVSVAAGILMHHAVCDRAARLGSHGDLSEQEKEILMAEFSLRHSRSSLFIASEFAKRRQQQHSPTV from the exons atgaactcctGCAAAACCCTATTCCGCGCCTCCCTCTCTTCATCTCCATTCGTCCATCTCCCAAACCCTAATTCATCATCCATCACTCTCGTCTCCTTTCGCGCCTTCTCCGTTCTCCGTCCAAATCCATCTACACACAGCTTCGGACCACCTCGTTGCGCTCTTCACGAAGCTGCCTCTCTTCCACTAGAAACGTTCACAGAGACTTCCCCTACAGATCTCACCGTGAGTGTGAAGGAACTGCTGACAACCAATCGAAATGACGCGTCGAGCATGATGAAGATGGAGCGGAGGAGCTCCTTCAGCGGCGAGCGTAGTAGAGGATCGTGGTTCCCTTACGAGGACAGGTTCAGGTGCGGTGACGTGCACCTTAGCAGCCGTGAGGTGTTGGAGGCGGTGAGTCCTCACATGATGGAGGAGAGGTCGGATAGGTTCAGGCGTGTGGTGGAGAATCGAAGCTTCTCGGTTTGTCTTGTCGTTGAAGGTCTGTCTGATATAGGAAACATCTCTGCTGCGTTTCGCTCGGCGGATGCGTTGGGGATTCAGTCCGTGCACGTTGTTGCATCCGACAGCTACAAAAG GTATAGGAACAATCGACATGTGAGTATGGGAGCTGAGAAATGGCTCGACATTGAGCTTTGGGACACACCTAAAGATTGTTTCAAAGTCTTGAAGTCTCGTGGTTACAGGATTGCCACAACTCATTTGGGAATGGACACG GTTTCCGTTTACGACATGGACTGGTCACAACCAACAGCAATAGTTGTTGGGAACGAGGGGAGTGGGATAAGTGAAGAAGCGTTGGAGTTATCTGATTTGTATTGCAGTATTCCAATGAACGGGATGGTTGATTCATTCAATGTTTCAGTGGCTGCAGGGATTCTGATGCACCACGCGGTCTGTGACAGAGCCGCTCGTCTG GGAAGTCATGGAGATCTGTCggaacaagagaaagagatatTGATGGCTGAGTTTTCACTTCGCCACAGTAGAAGCTCACTCTTTATTGCGTCCGAGTTCGCTAAACGTAGACAACAACAACACTCTCCTACCGTCTAG